The proteins below come from a single Holdemania massiliensis genomic window:
- a CDS encoding FAD-binding oxidoreductase: MFRKLETKDIEALSAIVGRQYVSVSDEIHPDYTHDEMTHYGCFDPELVIQPGCTEEVSQILAYANQENLPVTTRGAGTGLCGGCVATHGGIVMSMMRMNQILEIDEETMNAVIQPGVLLMEIIEEAANHNLLYAPDPGEKSASVGGNVMTNAGGMRAVKYGVTRDYVRGLEVVLADGSVLMLGGKTSKNSSGYSLKDLIVGSEGTLAVVTKIIMKLLPKPRAMTSLLIPFNTLGQALTLVPKIMRLPAVATTIEFMEKEVIQDAQDYLGKDFPNKEFNAYLIVSYSANTPEEMQAMIHDCAELALQEGAEDVFISDTEERQSSIWDARGAFLEAIKNSTTQMDECDVVVDIDKVAEFCQFARDLSLQEDIRIRSFGHAGDGNLHIYVLKDALEEAVWQEKVTRCMDALYAKAAAMKGQVSGEHGIGHAKREYLRQSLQPAQIELMRRIKAAFDPNGILNPGKVVE, from the coding sequence ATGTTCCGCAAACTAGAAACGAAAGATATCGAGGCGCTGAGCGCGATTGTCGGACGGCAATATGTCAGCGTCAGCGATGAAATTCACCCTGATTATACGCACGATGAAATGACCCACTACGGCTGTTTTGACCCGGAACTGGTCATTCAGCCGGGCTGTACTGAGGAAGTATCGCAGATTCTGGCTTATGCCAATCAAGAAAACCTGCCGGTCACCACCCGCGGAGCCGGAACCGGCTTATGCGGCGGCTGCGTGGCGACGCACGGCGGGATCGTGATGTCGATGATGCGGATGAATCAGATTCTGGAAATCGATGAAGAAACGATGAACGCCGTCATCCAGCCGGGCGTGCTGTTAATGGAAATCATTGAGGAAGCCGCCAATCACAATCTGTTGTATGCCCCCGATCCAGGTGAAAAGAGCGCTTCGGTCGGCGGCAATGTGATGACCAATGCCGGCGGTATGAGGGCTGTGAAATACGGCGTCACTCGCGACTATGTTCGAGGCTTGGAAGTCGTGCTGGCGGATGGCAGTGTCTTGATGCTGGGCGGCAAGACCTCGAAGAACAGCTCCGGCTATTCGTTAAAGGATCTGATCGTTGGTTCAGAAGGAACGCTGGCGGTAGTCACCAAAATTATCATGAAGCTGCTTCCGAAACCGCGTGCGATGACGTCGCTGTTAATTCCGTTTAATACGTTAGGCCAGGCACTGACCTTGGTGCCGAAGATCATGCGGCTGCCGGCAGTGGCGACGACGATTGAATTCATGGAAAAAGAAGTCATCCAGGATGCTCAGGATTATCTCGGCAAGGATTTCCCCAATAAGGAGTTCAATGCCTACCTGATCGTTTCATACAGCGCCAATACCCCGGAAGAAATGCAGGCGATGATCCACGACTGCGCTGAGCTGGCTTTGCAAGAAGGCGCGGAAGATGTCTTTATCTCCGATACGGAGGAGCGCCAGAGCAGCATCTGGGATGCCCGCGGAGCCTTTTTGGAGGCGATTAAAAACTCAACGACGCAGATGGATGAATGTGATGTTGTTGTGGACATCGACAAGGTGGCTGAGTTCTGCCAATTCGCCCGTGACCTGTCGCTGCAGGAGGACATACGGATCCGCAGCTTTGGCCATGCGGGGGACGGCAATCTGCATATCTACGTGCTGAAGGATGCACTCGAAGAAGCAGTATGGCAGGAAAAGGTCACGCGCTGCATGGATGCGTTATATGCTAAAGCCGCAGCGATGAAGGGCCAAGTGTCCGGCGAACATGGTATCGGCCATGCCAAACGGGAATATCTCAGACAATCGCTGCAGCCGGCTCAGATCGAGCTGATGCGGCGGATCAAAGCTGCCTTTGATCCCAACGGCATTCTTAATCCGGGCAAAGTTGTCGAATGA
- a CDS encoding efflux RND transporter periplasmic adaptor subunit: MEEKQVEVIEVEPTVPEKKPGKEKKKHRLTLPKKKTLILGAVGLLVLYVVVSNLTRKPMLPTVAVTSVTRGNVEQTLDTSGLVSSLSEKTYFSPVSANIAKLPLEVGDNVSAGDLIVGYDLDSIQEQVQKANLELTAARSGYNDSLNKSNEKANEYSQAKHDAEKLYAEANDLRDRVSKLKDQLAQAQKEQAEQEGSNAANQQKIAELQKEAGDLDGQIAQLELQISEKQREIDQNQAALDALLNPSSPDPSTSPAPTEDPSTEIERLQQEINRLQGELTELNTTMDSHKQRKQEIADQIKQLQGASGDAAAKVVQLQADLEKATTELSQKESELAKREGVRDSAQAAILSNEMKTQLQANTNLSELAAMSTQELLQLARAGIKAEFSGIVTKVNTKEGAATSEGMELITIASNREVMTEISITKYDLEKIAVGQKAQITLAGSQYTGTVEKISKVAEVNAQGTPVIHAQVRFDNPDDNIFLGVEAKVSVNTAKADNVLLVPVEAINTDREGSFVYAVENGLLIRKSVEIGVTSDDEAEICSGLSEGDLIVLSAAAGLQEGLQVTPVQQ, translated from the coding sequence ATGGAAGAAAAGCAAGTAGAAGTCATTGAAGTTGAACCGACAGTACCGGAAAAGAAGCCGGGAAAAGAGAAGAAAAAACACAGGCTGACTTTGCCGAAGAAGAAAACCTTGATTCTGGGCGCCGTCGGACTGCTCGTTCTCTATGTCGTCGTTTCCAACTTAACACGCAAGCCCATGCTGCCAACGGTGGCGGTGACCTCGGTTACCCGCGGTAATGTAGAGCAGACGCTGGATACCAGCGGATTGGTTTCTTCCTTATCTGAGAAGACCTACTTTTCACCGGTCAGCGCGAACATTGCGAAGCTGCCGCTGGAAGTAGGAGATAACGTCAGCGCCGGCGATCTGATCGTCGGTTATGATCTGGATTCGATTCAGGAACAGGTGCAGAAAGCCAATCTGGAGCTGACCGCGGCGCGCAGCGGATATAACGACAGCTTGAATAAAAGCAATGAAAAAGCCAATGAATACAGCCAGGCTAAGCATGATGCCGAAAAGCTTTATGCCGAAGCCAACGATCTGCGTGACCGTGTCAGTAAATTAAAAGATCAGCTGGCCCAAGCGCAAAAAGAACAGGCTGAACAGGAAGGCAGCAACGCCGCCAACCAACAGAAAATTGCCGAACTGCAGAAAGAAGCGGGAGATTTAGACGGTCAAATCGCTCAGCTGGAGCTGCAGATCAGTGAAAAACAGAGAGAAATCGACCAGAATCAGGCGGCTCTGGATGCCCTGCTTAATCCATCCTCACCTGATCCTTCCACAAGTCCGGCTCCGACAGAGGATCCAAGCACTGAAATCGAAAGGCTGCAGCAGGAGATCAATCGCCTGCAAGGCGAGCTGACTGAGCTCAATACGACAATGGATTCTCATAAGCAGCGGAAGCAGGAAATTGCAGACCAGATCAAGCAGCTGCAGGGGGCCTCTGGTGATGCGGCGGCAAAGGTTGTCCAGCTGCAGGCTGACCTGGAAAAAGCCACGACCGAATTAAGTCAGAAGGAATCCGAGCTGGCTAAGCGGGAAGGCGTTCGCGATTCAGCCCAGGCTGCGATTCTTTCCAACGAAATGAAGACTCAGCTGCAGGCCAATACCAATTTAAGCGAACTGGCTGCGATGAGCACCCAAGAGCTGCTGCAGCTGGCACGAGCTGGGATCAAGGCCGAATTCTCCGGCATTGTCACCAAGGTCAACACCAAGGAAGGCGCCGCGACATCCGAAGGTATGGAACTGATCACGATCGCTTCCAACCGCGAGGTCATGACTGAGATTTCAATCACGAAGTACGATTTGGAAAAGATCGCAGTCGGACAGAAAGCCCAGATTACGCTGGCCGGTTCACAATATACCGGTACGGTGGAAAAGATCAGCAAGGTCGCTGAGGTCAATGCTCAGGGAACACCGGTAATCCATGCTCAGGTACGGTTCGACAATCCGGATGACAACATTTTCTTAGGCGTAGAAGCGAAGGTTTCCGTCAATACGGCCAAAGCTGATAACGTGCTGTTAGTTCCGGTGGAAGCGATCAATACCGATCGTGAGGGAAGCTTTGTCTATGCTGTTGAAAACGGTCTGTTAATCCGCAAGTCAGTTGAGATCGGCGTGACTTCCGATGACGAGGCGGAAATTTGCTCCGGACTGAGCGAAGGCGATCTGATCGTGCTGAGCGCCGCGGCCGGACTGCAGGAGGGGTTGCAGGTCACGCCTGTCCAGCAGTAA
- a CDS encoding ABC transporter ATP-binding protein: MAEALIEIRDLCKIYNPGEVEVRALDHVNLTINRGELVAIIGQSGSGKSTLMNQLGCLDVPTSGDYYLSGQNVAKLSDNELSDIRNREIGFIFQGFNLIPNLTAVENVEVPLIYRGIGKRERRQLAIASLEKVGLGHRLDHKPSQMSGGQQQRVAIARAIAAAPPLILADEPTGNLDSASSKEILGILKQLHASGRTVILITHDNEIAAQAKRIIHIRDGQIDSDINNEGGK; encoded by the coding sequence ATGGCTGAAGCTTTAATTGAAATCAGGGATCTATGTAAAATATACAATCCGGGAGAAGTGGAAGTCCGAGCGTTGGATCATGTCAATCTGACGATTAACCGCGGTGAATTGGTGGCGATCATCGGGCAGTCCGGTTCAGGAAAATCAACATTGATGAATCAGCTGGGCTGTCTTGATGTACCGACTTCAGGTGATTATTATCTGAGCGGCCAGAATGTGGCCAAGCTGAGCGACAATGAACTGTCGGATATCCGCAACCGTGAAATCGGTTTTATTTTTCAGGGATTTAACTTGATCCCCAATCTGACGGCCGTGGAAAATGTTGAGGTTCCCCTGATTTATCGCGGTATTGGCAAACGGGAACGGCGTCAGCTGGCGATTGCTTCATTAGAAAAAGTCGGGCTGGGTCACCGGCTTGATCATAAGCCTTCCCAGATGTCCGGCGGTCAGCAGCAGCGTGTGGCGATTGCCCGTGCGATTGCCGCCGCTCCGCCGTTAATTTTAGCGGATGAGCCGACAGGCAACCTGGATTCAGCTTCAAGCAAAGAGATTCTGGGAATTCTGAAGCAGCTGCATGCCAGCGGACGAACCGTCATTCTGATTACGCATGACAATGAGATTGCCGCCCAGGCAAAACGGATTATTCATATTCGCGACGGCCAGATCGATTCCGATATAAACAATGAGGGAGGAAAGTAA
- a CDS encoding Cof-type HAD-IIB family hydrolase, translating to MENVKMLILDIDGTLIARGSETIRPVVVKALHQAQAQGIKLLIATGRAYYFIQQDVHDTLKPDYYVTINGQCLIETGKGIIEKHEIQESTMLKLNKLCDELELGVGYKFDESVVCQSHFHKFHWGYLKGKDVGSLLIDDTAEQNYQKTHGLPMGLFIIGDEEKVESITDQFPELTFTWSYPQGYDIYSTGNDKTTTIESVLKRLGISWAETMAFGDGENDIPMLQKAGVGVAVANAKENVKAAADYIAPSVDEDGVAEALKHFGIIS from the coding sequence ATGGAAAATGTTAAAATGTTGATTTTGGATATCGACGGCACCTTAATCGCCCGCGGTTCAGAAACGATCCGTCCAGTGGTTGTTAAAGCGCTGCATCAGGCGCAGGCCCAGGGAATCAAGCTGCTGATCGCTACCGGTAGAGCTTACTACTTCATCCAGCAGGATGTTCACGACACTCTGAAACCAGATTATTATGTAACGATCAACGGTCAATGCCTGATTGAAACTGGCAAGGGCATCATCGAAAAGCATGAAATTCAGGAGTCCACCATGCTGAAGCTGAACAAGCTGTGCGATGAACTGGAACTGGGCGTCGGCTATAAGTTCGATGAATCCGTCGTCTGTCAGTCGCACTTTCACAAGTTTCACTGGGGTTATCTGAAAGGCAAGGACGTCGGCAGTCTTTTAATCGACGACACTGCCGAACAAAATTATCAGAAGACGCATGGTTTGCCTATGGGCTTATTTATCATCGGAGATGAGGAAAAAGTCGAATCGATCACCGATCAGTTCCCGGAGCTGACCTTTACCTGGAGCTATCCGCAGGGCTATGACATTTACAGCACCGGCAACGATAAGACAACGACAATTGAATCAGTATTAAAACGCCTGGGTATTTCCTGGGCGGAAACAATGGCTTTCGGCGATGGCGAGAATGACATTCCAATGCTGCAGAAAGCCGGCGTTGGGGTCGCTGTAGCTAATGCTAAAGAGAATGTCAAGGCGGCCGCGGATTATATTGCGCCATCGGTCGATGAAGACGGTGTAGCGGAAGCCTTGAAGCATTTTGGCATTATCAGCTAG
- a CDS encoding FAD-binding protein, which yields MSGLVIDPKKCTRCGLCIQQCPFNAMAMVDGQVQINAACKMCRMCLRNCPSQAISEQTDAPQPQIDKSQWHDILVYVEHSDGRIHPVTLELIGKAQELAQVIGQQVNCLMIGDQIEAAADSLLDYGVANVYLYEDPRLKYFRADNYTEVFEDCIQRSHPTVVLVGATVSGRSLAPRTAARFRTGLTADCTVLEMRENTDLVQIRPAFGGNIMAQILNTNHRPQFATVRYKVMDAAQKQARIGQVVSCSIDSAKLDSKIEWLKIEKKEQEVSISDAEILVAVGRGVKDEKTLALIETLAQRLHAQMACSRPFVESGRYDVKKQIGLSGRTVKPKLILTFGISGAIQFTAGMKGAEKIIAVNTDPQAPIFDLAHVAVVGDAGLIAENMLKEMEGEAVCSAN from the coding sequence ATGAGCGGCTTAGTGATTGATCCGAAAAAATGTACGCGCTGCGGTTTATGCATTCAGCAATGTCCGTTTAACGCGATGGCGATGGTCGATGGCCAGGTCCAGATCAATGCCGCCTGTAAAATGTGCCGGATGTGTCTGCGCAACTGTCCAAGTCAGGCTATCAGCGAACAGACTGATGCCCCTCAGCCGCAGATTGATAAGTCCCAGTGGCATGATATTCTCGTCTACGTTGAACACAGTGACGGCCGGATTCATCCGGTGACGCTGGAGCTGATCGGTAAGGCGCAGGAGTTGGCACAGGTCATCGGTCAACAGGTCAACTGCCTGATGATCGGCGATCAGATTGAAGCGGCGGCGGATTCACTGCTGGATTATGGGGTAGCCAACGTGTACCTCTATGAAGATCCACGCTTAAAATATTTCCGTGCGGATAATTATACCGAAGTGTTTGAAGACTGCATCCAGCGCAGCCATCCGACAGTCGTGCTGGTCGGGGCTACGGTCAGCGGCCGTTCGCTGGCGCCGCGCACAGCCGCCCGTTTCAGAACCGGCTTAACCGCAGACTGTACGGTTTTGGAGATGCGTGAAAATACGGATCTGGTACAGATTCGTCCGGCCTTTGGCGGCAACATTATGGCTCAGATCCTGAATACCAATCATCGGCCGCAGTTTGCGACGGTGCGGTACAAGGTGATGGATGCCGCTCAGAAGCAAGCCCGAATTGGCCAGGTTGTATCCTGTTCCATTGATTCGGCCAAGCTGGATTCCAAAATCGAATGGCTGAAGATTGAAAAGAAGGAGCAGGAGGTCAGTATTTCCGATGCTGAAATTCTCGTCGCAGTGGGACGCGGAGTGAAGGATGAAAAAACCTTGGCATTGATCGAAACCCTGGCGCAGCGTCTGCATGCCCAGATGGCTTGCAGCCGGCCTTTTGTGGAAAGCGGCCGGTATGATGTCAAAAAGCAGATCGGCTTGTCGGGCCGAACAGTCAAACCGAAATTGATTCTGACCTTCGGCATCAGCGGGGCAATTCAGTTTACCGCCGGCATGAAGGGCGCAGAGAAGATCATTGCGGTCAACACCGATCCGCAGGCTCCGATCTTTGACCTGGCGCATGTAGCCGTCGTTGGCGATGCCGGACTCATTGCCGAAAATATGCTGAAAGAAATGGAGGGCGAAGCCGTATGTTCCGCAAACTAG
- a CDS encoding glycoside hydrolase family 1 protein, with protein sequence MKWSEDFLIGGALSALQTEGAWNEGGKGIAAYDYYTHGMSSVFREDFSFKEDPQKNYPNRRGIDFYHHYREDIALMAQMGIRCLRTSISWPRIFPNGDDEKPNEEGLQFYDALFDEMIKYHIQPLVTLSHFEIPMHIVKEYNGWTDRRVIGFFKTYCQTVFERYKKKVKLWIPFNEINGVADPGTFRPGGYSPFAGCQTDPNLDQAMTMLFQAAHHQLLASAEAVILCHKIIPDARIGGMIAMQLSYPYTCNPKDICYNLEEMERHLYYYSDVFIRGDYGYYARRVREKYHATLTVTKEDAEILKKGKADFLAFSYYSSSVVCAEKQLDITDGNLFASAVNPYLERSEWGWTKDPLGLYISCKELYSRYQKPLFIVENGLGAHDEVVKEKDTFRIHDPYRIQYLKEHLMEVLRAQEDGIEIIGYLEWGPIDMVSGGTGEMEKRYGFIYVDLNDAGQGSGQRIKKDSYSWYKNVIATQGEGLGKEKER encoded by the coding sequence ATGAAGTGGTCTGAGGATTTCCTGATCGGCGGGGCATTGTCCGCCTTACAGACCGAAGGCGCCTGGAATGAGGGCGGAAAAGGTATTGCCGCTTATGACTATTACACCCATGGGATGTCAAGCGTATTCCGAGAGGACTTTAGTTTTAAGGAGGACCCGCAGAAAAATTATCCCAATCGCCGGGGAATTGATTTTTACCATCACTATCGGGAAGATATTGCGCTGATGGCTCAGATGGGTATACGGTGTCTGAGAACGTCGATATCCTGGCCGCGGATCTTCCCCAATGGGGATGATGAAAAGCCAAATGAGGAAGGACTGCAATTCTACGATGCGCTGTTTGATGAAATGATAAAGTATCATATTCAGCCGTTAGTCACCTTATCTCATTTTGAAATACCCATGCATATCGTCAAGGAATACAACGGCTGGACAGACAGACGCGTAATCGGTTTTTTTAAGACTTACTGCCAGACTGTGTTTGAACGCTATAAGAAGAAAGTGAAACTCTGGATTCCGTTTAATGAGATCAACGGTGTGGCGGATCCCGGAACTTTCAGACCCGGCGGATATTCTCCTTTTGCTGGATGTCAGACTGATCCGAATCTAGATCAAGCGATGACGATGTTGTTTCAGGCCGCCCACCATCAACTGCTGGCCAGTGCGGAAGCGGTCATCCTGTGTCATAAAATAATACCCGACGCCAGAATTGGGGGTATGATCGCAATGCAGCTTTCGTATCCGTATACCTGCAATCCTAAAGATATCTGTTATAACCTTGAAGAAATGGAAAGACATCTTTACTATTATTCTGATGTTTTCATCAGAGGTGATTATGGTTATTATGCCCGGCGTGTGCGAGAAAAATATCATGCAACACTGACTGTCACGAAAGAGGATGCAGAAATACTCAAGAAAGGGAAGGCTGATTTTCTGGCGTTCAGCTATTATTCGAGCAGCGTGGTCTGTGCTGAGAAACAGCTGGATATTACCGACGGCAATTTGTTTGCCTCCGCTGTCAATCCTTATCTGGAAAGATCGGAATGGGGCTGGACGAAAGATCCGCTGGGTCTTTACATTTCCTGTAAAGAATTATACAGCCGCTACCAAAAACCGTTGTTTATCGTTGAAAACGGATTAGGGGCGCATGATGAAGTTGTGAAGGAGAAGGACACTTTCAGGATTCATGATCCGTATCGAATTCAATACTTAAAAGAGCATCTGATGGAAGTGCTGCGGGCGCAGGAAGACGGCATCGAAATCATCGGATATCTGGAATGGGGACCGATTGATATGGTCAGCGGCGGCACGGGAGAAATGGAAAAGCGGTATGGCTTTATTTATGTCGATCTGAATGATGCGGGCCAAGGCAGCGGACAGAGAATAAAAAAAGATTCCTATTCATGGTATAAAAACGTTATAGCTACACAAGGCGAAGGCCTGGGAAAGGAAAAAGAAAGATGA
- a CDS encoding FadR/GntR family transcriptional regulator translates to MENQEKNSQMIVDDVISQIGSGRLKISEALPSEREMAQLYHVSRSCVREAMQVLALLGIVRIRPKEKTRVTAFQIEPFIQRISPLLFAQQGCEQDIAQFRLAVEIKAAELAAEKGEDAGLMELVSAMRQCEDEAQAAKLDLQFHKALVHNSHNALLKIALDSVGSLMEYSVAHNRRQISTHSSLAILIDQHEQLTRAIAARQTETAAELMKRHLQLEENREETEK, encoded by the coding sequence ATGGAAAATCAGGAAAAGAACTCGCAGATGATTGTCGATGATGTGATCAGCCAGATCGGCAGCGGCCGGCTGAAAATTTCAGAAGCGCTTCCGTCTGAGCGGGAGATGGCGCAGCTCTATCACGTCAGCCGCAGCTGTGTGCGGGAAGCCATGCAGGTGCTGGCGTTGTTAGGCATTGTGCGGATTCGGCCCAAAGAAAAGACCCGCGTCACAGCCTTTCAGATCGAACCGTTTATTCAGCGGATTTCGCCGCTGTTGTTCGCCCAGCAGGGCTGTGAACAGGACATTGCGCAGTTCCGCCTGGCTGTGGAAATCAAAGCGGCGGAGCTGGCTGCGGAAAAAGGTGAGGATGCGGGCTTGATGGAATTGGTGAGTGCGATGCGTCAATGCGAGGATGAAGCGCAGGCTGCCAAGCTGGATCTGCAGTTTCACAAGGCGCTGGTGCACAACAGCCACAACGCGCTGTTAAAAATCGCACTGGACAGCGTCGGCAGTCTGATGGAATATTCCGTCGCGCACAACCGCCGGCAAATTTCAACTCATAGCTCACTGGCGATTCTGATCGACCAGCACGAACAGCTGACCCGGGCGATTGCGGCCAGACAAACGGAAACGGCGGCGGAGCTGATGAAGCGGCATCTGCAGCTGGAAGAAAATAGGGAGGAAACAGAAAAGTGA
- a CDS encoding PTS sugar transporter subunit IIB — protein sequence MRILIICSSGMSSSVLVTNMQNAALALKIPAEIKALGRDESSQITLDYDVILLAPQARYQKDRFVKATNGQIPIEVIDPSSYGMLDGKKVLEQALRIAGK from the coding sequence ATGAGAATACTGATTATATGTTCAAGCGGGATGTCCAGCAGCGTACTGGTGACCAATATGCAGAACGCAGCTCTGGCGTTAAAGATTCCAGCGGAGATTAAGGCGCTGGGAAGAGATGAATCCAGTCAGATTACACTGGACTATGATGTGATTCTGCTGGCTCCTCAGGCCAGATATCAGAAAGACCGGTTTGTGAAAGCGACGAACGGTCAGATTCCGATTGAAGTCATTGACCCATCATCTTACGGGATGCTGGATGGGAAAAAGGTTCTGGAACAAGCTCTTCGCATCGCTGGCAAATAA
- a CDS encoding PTS sugar transporter subunit IIC produces the protein MKFLDHFEERLSGIVGWLDSNRYINALKEGMFLAMPVMMIGSLFALLMNFPIPAFTQFVVSLFGDAWNSTILTGYFCTMGMVGLLFLIGISRSLAKAYEMNEVYTISAVLIAYVLIMPFNGDAISVIGCFGTSQILTVLIVSIIAVELLHFIEKRGWTIKLPKEVPAFVSKSFSALIPEFLLIFVFLMIRVIFGLTPYGYLDAFIIGVISAPLGKLATSVPGIILLIVISNVTYWFGISPGTIGSIFEPFLLANTAANNLAYLNGSTGTAILDSCFRDQITCIGGSGGTIGLVICMLIFARSKQNKAVGKMSAIPALFNVNEPVVFGAPVIFNIRLLVPFVLSPVVSIIIAYLSMMTGLVPVSNGIQLPFTIPIGLKAFFNYGWQGTLLQLGLVVVQVLIWMPFFKAYDKDLIKKEAAAVESNEEA, from the coding sequence ATGAAATTTTTAGATCATTTTGAAGAGCGACTATCCGGGATCGTGGGATGGCTTGACAGCAACCGTTACATCAACGCTTTAAAAGAGGGAATGTTCTTGGCCATGCCGGTGATGATGATCGGCTCGTTATTTGCCCTGTTGATGAATTTTCCGATTCCTGCCTTTACACAGTTTGTCGTTTCCTTGTTTGGTGATGCCTGGAACAGTACGATCCTGACCGGATATTTTTGCACGATGGGAATGGTGGGCCTGTTGTTTTTAATCGGGATCTCCAGAAGTCTGGCCAAAGCGTATGAAATGAACGAGGTTTATACGATCAGCGCGGTTTTAATCGCTTATGTCCTGATCATGCCGTTTAACGGCGATGCCATTTCCGTGATCGGCTGTTTTGGAACAAGTCAGATTCTGACCGTTTTGATCGTTTCTATCATTGCAGTGGAATTACTCCATTTTATCGAAAAGCGAGGCTGGACGATTAAGCTTCCAAAAGAAGTACCGGCCTTCGTATCCAAATCGTTCAGCGCGTTAATTCCAGAATTTCTGCTGATTTTTGTCTTCCTTATGATTCGGGTCATCTTTGGATTGACGCCGTATGGTTACCTGGATGCCTTTATTATTGGCGTCATCAGTGCTCCGCTGGGCAAACTGGCAACTTCGGTGCCGGGGATTATTCTGTTAATTGTGATCAGCAACGTTACCTACTGGTTCGGCATTTCGCCAGGGACAATCGGCTCTATTTTTGAACCGTTCCTGCTGGCCAATACGGCAGCCAATAATCTGGCTTATCTCAACGGCAGCACGGGAACGGCAATTTTGGACAGTTGCTTCCGCGATCAGATCACCTGTATCGGCGGCTCCGGAGGAACGATCGGTTTGGTCATCTGCATGCTGATCTTTGCCCGATCGAAACAGAACAAAGCGGTGGGAAAAATGTCAGCGATCCCGGCGTTATTCAATGTTAATGAACCAGTCGTTTTTGGTGCTCCTGTTATTTTTAACATTCGTCTGTTAGTGCCGTTTGTACTCTCGCCGGTCGTTTCAATTATCATCGCTTATTTAAGCATGATGACCGGGCTGGTTCCGGTTTCCAACGGCATCCAGCTTCCGTTTACGATTCCGATCGGATTGAAGGCGTTTTTCAATTATGGATGGCAGGGAACGCTTCTGCAGCTGGGACTTGTTGTAGTCCAGGTGCTGATCTGGATGCCGTTCTTTAAAGCTTATGATAAGGACTTAATTAAAAAAGAAGCGGCTGCCGTTGAATCCAACGAGGAAGCCTGA
- a CDS encoding PTS lactose/cellobiose transporter subunit IIA: MQEIIMKIIMNAGDAKSDCIQAIQYARKKDFKTAGELMNQADSKILQIHCLQNELMQRECRGEKIELSILMVHAQDHLTNAIVTFDLASEFIAYIEEVENEKKADIHY, from the coding sequence ATGCAGGAGATAATCATGAAGATCATCATGAATGCCGGTGATGCAAAAAGTGACTGCATTCAGGCGATCCAGTACGCCAGAAAAAAAGATTTTAAAACTGCCGGTGAACTGATGAATCAGGCGGATTCTAAAATTCTTCAGATTCATTGTTTACAAAATGAATTGATGCAGCGAGAATGCCGTGGTGAAAAAATAGAATTGTCAATTTTGATGGTGCATGCTCAGGATCATTTGACCAATGCAATCGTCACCTTTGATTTGGCCAGTGAGTTTATAGCCTACATCGAAGAAGTTGAGAATGAAAAGAAAGCGGACATTCATTACTGA
- a CDS encoding electron transfer flavoprotein subunit beta/FixA family protein, translated as MNIVVCVKQVPATQKVEVDPVTGVLKRDGIETKMNPYDLYAMETALQIQKKTGAKIHVITMGPPAAKAVLQEAFALGADEGWLLTDRKFAGADVLATSYAIASGIRQIEHVDLILCGKQTTDGDTAQVGPEMAEVLGIPHISWVTELIDVDEKALVVKQDLTEVEAVARIPYPCLITVEKGIFQPNLPSYKRAKAAAQNPIHTLSAAQCRTLDPARIGLSGSPTQVERIFTPTHDVKTLRLEGTEAESATRLVEILKEDKMWEEENA; from the coding sequence GTGAACATTGTTGTGTGTGTAAAACAAGTTCCGGCTACGCAGAAGGTCGAAGTTGATCCGGTAACCGGCGTGCTGAAACGGGATGGCATTGAAACCAAAATGAACCCGTATGATCTGTATGCGATGGAAACCGCGCTGCAGATTCAAAAGAAAACGGGAGCGAAAATCCATGTGATCACGATGGGACCGCCAGCTGCGAAGGCGGTGCTACAGGAGGCGTTTGCTTTAGGTGCGGATGAAGGCTGGCTATTGACGGACCGCAAGTTTGCCGGAGCCGACGTGCTGGCGACTTCCTATGCAATTGCTTCCGGAATCCGTCAGATCGAGCATGTCGATTTGATTCTGTGCGGCAAGCAGACCACCGACGGCGATACCGCTCAGGTTGGCCCGGAAATGGCGGAGGTTTTGGGGATACCGCATATCAGCTGGGTTACGGAACTGATTGACGTGGATGAGAAAGCCTTAGTCGTCAAACAGGATCTGACGGAAGTTGAGGCGGTCGCACGAATTCCTTATCCATGTTTGATCACAGTGGAAAAAGGTATTTTCCAGCCCAATCTGCCGTCGTATAAGCGAGCCAAAGCAGCGGCGCAGAATCCGATTCATACCCTGAGCGCAGCTCAATGCAGGACTCTGGATCCTGCTCGAATCGGTCTGTCCGGTTCCCCGACGCAGGTCGAGCGAATTTTTACGCCGACCCATGATGTGAAAACCCTGCGATTGGAAGGGACGGAAGCAGAAAGTGCTACGCGGTTGGTAGAAATTTTGAAAGAAGATAAAATGTGGGAGGAGGAGAACGCATGA